From Oncorhynchus mykiss isolate Arlee chromosome 6, USDA_OmykA_1.1, whole genome shotgun sequence, the proteins below share one genomic window:
- the LOC110526311 gene encoding LOW QUALITY PROTEIN: sulfotransferase 2B1 (The sequence of the model RefSeq protein was modified relative to this genomic sequence to represent the inferred CDS: deleted 1 base in 1 codon), protein MARLDVTETFHHISFPGHIHTQDSLNYALHFQFQDRDTVIATYPKSGTTWMQEIVTLVKNRGDPQLSKTVPNWARAPWLEQHYSAKVLEATQGHRILTTHLPYNLLASALQGSKAKVIYVARNPKDVAVSYYHFHKMAKFLPEPNSFDEFLDSFLEGSVSYGSWFDHVKGWTSQAGVLANVLYISYEEMWLDLQGSMERISSFLQCPLVGEELTNSLRHCSFSSMSDNAMVNYTQIPKEIMDHSKGKFMRKGIIGDWRNTFTEEQIGIFDTVYSYQMKDCPLTFMWECPPEACGEGGGGQASGVSG, encoded by the exons ATGGCCAGGCTGGACGTGACAGAGACCTTCCATCACATCTCATTCCCTGGGCACATTCACACCCAGGACTCCCTGAACTATGCCCTCCACTTCCAGTTTCAGGACAGGGACACTGTCATCGCCACCTACCCCAAATCAG GGACTACCTGGATGCAGGAGATTGTCACTCTTGTGAAAAACAGAGGGGACCCACAACTCTCCAAAACTGTGCCCAACTGGGCACGAGCCCCCTGGCTGGAACAGCATTACAGTGCAAAGGTGCTGGAGGCCACCCAGGGGCACCGAATCCTCACCACTCACCTGCCCTACAACCTGCTGGCTTCTGCACTCCAGGGCTCCAAAGCTAAG GTTATCTATGTCGCCAGAAACCCCAAAGATGTTGCTGTGTCATATTACCACTTCCATAAAATGGCCAAGTTCCTCCCAGAACCCAATTCATTTGATGAGTTTCTGGATAGTTTCCTGGAGGGATCAG TGAGTTATGGGTCCTGGTTCGATCATGTGAAAGGCTGGACGAGTCAAGCAGGAGTCTTGGCAAATGTTCTTTATATCTCTTATGAGGAGATGTGGCTG GACCTGCAAGGCTCGATGGAGAGGATCAGCTCTTTCCTGCAGTGCCCCCTGGTGGGCGAGGAGTTAACCAACTCCCTGAGACACTGCAGCTTCAGCAGCATGAGCGATAACGCCATGGTGAACTACACTCAGATCCCAAAGGAGATCATGGACCACAGCAAAGGCAAATTCATGAGGAAAG GTATAATCGGTGACTGGAGAAACACTTTCACAGAGGAGCAGATTGGTATTTTCGAC ACCGTCTACAGCTACCAGATGAAAGACTGTCCCTTGACCTTCATGTGGGAGTGTCCTCCTGAGGCCtgtggggaaggaggaggaggacaggcctCTGGGGTATCAGGATAG